Proteins found in one Kwoniella bestiolae CBS 10118 chromosome 1, complete sequence genomic segment:
- a CDS encoding eukaryotic translation initiation factor 3 subunit E: protein MAEYDLTQKLIPHLDRHLAIPLLNHLTDIAIFPAEQLAKAQYDLVKGTNMVDYVEQLHEQAKPDESRDFEKLRQEATARYQELQEKAQPVMKVIEDPDAVAKLRSGVDKDKNLDLLRSEYNIDIDQINALYHFGQYQYTLGAYAPAANFLYHFLIFSPSLDLNISAHWGKLSSNILSGEWEAALVEIKDLRDAIDNPHGTSMAKPLAQLQARTWLLHWSLFVFFNLGEGQGCQGLLEMFLSPAYLNTIQTSCPHLLRYLVAAAIISRRAPKPAGTRGNRDHVKELTKIVSMEEYQYSDPVTGFLKDLFVDFDLNQAQKRLSVAESVVRSDFFLSGFADEFVENARWLISEVFCRIHRRIDIGELSKTLNLSNEEGEKWIVNLIRDSRMGVEAKIDLKENMLHITRPHATPTATLIETTRGLAFRSQAIQFAMQSSAGDSRGERGERGERGGRGGRGGRPRGGAPAREEVTA, encoded by the exons aTGGCCGAATATGACCTCACTCAA AAACTCATCCCTCACCTCGACCGACATCTTGCCATCCCCcttctcaaccacctcaCTGATATCGCCATCTTCCCTGCCGAACAATTAGCCAAAGCTCA GTATGACCTCGTCAAGGGTACAAATATGGTAGATTATGTGGAGCAGTTGCATGAACAGGCGAAGCCAGATGAATCAAGGGATTTCGAAAAGTTGCGACAAGAAGCTACAGCGAGGTACCAAGAGTTACAGGAGAAAGCACAACCAGTGATGAAAGTGATAGAGGACCCAGATGCCGTTGCCAAGTTGAGAAGTGGTGTGGACAAGGATAAGAACTTGGATTTGTTGAGATCAGAATATAAC ATTgatatcgatcaaatcaatgCCCTCTACCACTTTGGTCAATACCAATACACTCTCGGCGCCTACGCTCCCGCTGCCAACTTCCTTTACCACTTTTTaatcttctctccctccctcgaCCTCAACATCTCCGCCCACTGGGGTAAATtatcctccaacatcctgTCCGGAGAATGGGAAGCTGCCTTAGTGGAGATCAAGGATTTGCGTGATGCTATCGACAACCCCCATGGAACCTCTATGGCCAAACCATTAGCACAGCTACAAGCTAGAACCTGGTTACTCCATTGGTCGTTGttcgtcttcttcaacctGGGTGAAGGTCAAGGATGCCAAGGTCTACTCGAAATGTTCCTCTCTCCAGCATACCTCAACACGATACAGACGTCATgtcctcacctcctccgaTACCTCGTCGCCGCCGCTATCATCTCACGTAGAGCACCAAAACCTGCTGGAACAAGGGGAAACCGTGATCACGTTAAAGAGTTGACGAAAATCGTTTCAATGGAGGAATACCAATACTCCGACCCGGTCACCGGTTTCTTGAAGGATCTGTTCGTCGATTTCGACCTCAACCAAGCTCAGAAACGATTGTCAGTGGCCGAGAGTGTCGTTCGATCAGATTTCTTCCTCTCGGGTTTCGCGGATGAGTTTGTGGAGAATGCTAGGTGGTTGATAAGTGAGGTCTTCTGCAGGATACATAGGAGAATAGATATTGG TGAATTATCTAAAACACTCAACTTGTCCAacgaggagggtgagaagtGGATCGTCAACTTAATTAGAGATTCTCGAATGGGCGTAGAGGCCAAGATAGACTTGAAGGAA AACATGCTCCACATAACCCGACCACATGCTACTCCTACAGCAACACTCATCGAAACCACCCGAGGTCTTGCCTTCCGATCTCAGGCTATCCAATTTGCCATGCAGAGCAGTGCAGGGGATTCTCGTGGGGAGCGAGGGGAGCGTGGAGAGCGTGGAGGTAggggtggtcgaggaggacgaCCAAGAGGTGGTGCACCAGCCAGAGAGGAGGTTACAGCATAG